The following proteins are co-located in the Larimichthys crocea isolate SSNF chromosome XXIV, L_crocea_2.0, whole genome shotgun sequence genome:
- the snx6 gene encoding sorting nexin-6 isoform X2, which produces MMEGLDDGPDFLSEEDRGPRAVNVDLQTDATLQVDISDALSERDKVKFTVHTKSTLPNFKQNEFSVVRQHEEFIWLHDSFVENEDYAGYIIPPAPPRPDFDASREKLQKLGEGEGSMTKEEFTKMKQELEAEYLAIFKKTVAMHEVFLCRVAAHPVLRKDLNFHVFLEYNQDLSVRGKNKKEKLEDFFKNVVKSADGVLVAGVKDVDDFFEHEKTFLLEYHNRVKDASAKSDRMIRSHKNAADDINRIASSLYTLGTQDSTDLCKFFLKVSELFEKTRKIEARVAADEDLKLADLLKYYLRESQAAKDLLYRRSRALVDYENANKALDKARAKNRDVLQAETSQQLCCHKFEKISESAKQELIDFKTRRVAAFRKNLVELAELELKHAKGNLQLLQSCMGVLKGNA; this is translated from the exons ATGATG GAAGGGCTGGACGACGGACCCGACTTCCTCTCCGAGGAGGACCGGGGA CCGCGGGCCGTGAACGTGGACTTGCAGACGGACGCCACGCTTCAGGTCGACATCTCCGACGCTCTGAGCGAGCGAGACAAGGTGAAGTTCACCGTCCACACCAAG agcacgcTCCCTAACTTTAAGCAGAACGAGTTCTCGGTGGTCCGACAGCACGAAGAGTTCATCTGGCTGCATGACTCGTTTGTGGAGAACGAAGACTACGCAGGATACATC aTCCCTCCCGCTCCGCCCAGGCCAGACTTCGATGCGTCcagagagaagctgcagaaGCTCGGAGAGGGAGAGGGCTCCATGACCAAGGAGGAGTTCACCAAGATGAAGCAGGAGCTTGAGGC AGAGTACCTTGCCATCTTCAAGAAGACCGTCGCCATGCACGAGGTCTTTCTGTGTCGTGTGGCCGCTCATCCTGTCCTCAGGAAGGACCTCAACTTTCACGTCTTCCTGGAGTACAACCAGGAC CTGAGCGTTCGAGGAAAGAACAAgaaggagaagctggaggactTCTTCAAGAATGTGGTGAAGTCAGCCGACGGTGTCCTGGTGGCCGGAGTCAAG GACGTCGATGATTTCTTCGAGCACGAAAAGACATTTCTGTTAGAATACCACAACCGGGTCAAAGATGCCTCGGCCAAATCCGACAGAATGATTCGCTCGCACAAAA ACGCTGCAGATGACATCAACAGAATCGCCTCGTCTCTCTACACGTTAGGAACACAGGACTCAACGGACCTCTGCAA GTTCTTCCTGAAAGTGTCGGAGCTGTTTGAGAAAACGAGG aAGATTGAAGCTCGAGTTGCAGCAGACGAAGACCTGAAGCTGGCCGACCTGCTAAAATATTATCTGAGAGAGTCCCAGGCTGCAAAG GACCTGCTGTACCGGAGGAGCCGGGCTCTGGTGGACTATGAGAACGCTAACAAGGCTCTGGATAAAGCTCGAGCCAAAAACAGAGACGTTCTGCAGGCTGAGACCAGCCAGCAGCTCTGCTGCCACAAGTTTGAGAAGATCTCAGAGTCTGCCAAGCAAG AGCTCATCGACTTCAAGACAAGACGAGTGGCAGCTTTCAGAAAGAACCTGGTAGAGCTCGCCGAGCTGGAGCTCAAACACGCCAAG GGgaacctccagctgctgcagagctgtaTGGGTGTCCTCAAAGGCAATGCCTAA
- the snx6 gene encoding sorting nexin-6 isoform X1 yields the protein MMQEGLDDGPDFLSEEDRGPRAVNVDLQTDATLQVDISDALSERDKVKFTVHTKSTLPNFKQNEFSVVRQHEEFIWLHDSFVENEDYAGYIIPPAPPRPDFDASREKLQKLGEGEGSMTKEEFTKMKQELEAEYLAIFKKTVAMHEVFLCRVAAHPVLRKDLNFHVFLEYNQDLSVRGKNKKEKLEDFFKNVVKSADGVLVAGVKDVDDFFEHEKTFLLEYHNRVKDASAKSDRMIRSHKNAADDINRIASSLYTLGTQDSTDLCKFFLKVSELFEKTRKIEARVAADEDLKLADLLKYYLRESQAAKDLLYRRSRALVDYENANKALDKARAKNRDVLQAETSQQLCCHKFEKISESAKQELIDFKTRRVAAFRKNLVELAELELKHAKGNLQLLQSCMGVLKGNA from the exons ATGATG CAGGAAGGGCTGGACGACGGACCCGACTTCCTCTCCGAGGAGGACCGGGGA CCGCGGGCCGTGAACGTGGACTTGCAGACGGACGCCACGCTTCAGGTCGACATCTCCGACGCTCTGAGCGAGCGAGACAAGGTGAAGTTCACCGTCCACACCAAG agcacgcTCCCTAACTTTAAGCAGAACGAGTTCTCGGTGGTCCGACAGCACGAAGAGTTCATCTGGCTGCATGACTCGTTTGTGGAGAACGAAGACTACGCAGGATACATC aTCCCTCCCGCTCCGCCCAGGCCAGACTTCGATGCGTCcagagagaagctgcagaaGCTCGGAGAGGGAGAGGGCTCCATGACCAAGGAGGAGTTCACCAAGATGAAGCAGGAGCTTGAGGC AGAGTACCTTGCCATCTTCAAGAAGACCGTCGCCATGCACGAGGTCTTTCTGTGTCGTGTGGCCGCTCATCCTGTCCTCAGGAAGGACCTCAACTTTCACGTCTTCCTGGAGTACAACCAGGAC CTGAGCGTTCGAGGAAAGAACAAgaaggagaagctggaggactTCTTCAAGAATGTGGTGAAGTCAGCCGACGGTGTCCTGGTGGCCGGAGTCAAG GACGTCGATGATTTCTTCGAGCACGAAAAGACATTTCTGTTAGAATACCACAACCGGGTCAAAGATGCCTCGGCCAAATCCGACAGAATGATTCGCTCGCACAAAA ACGCTGCAGATGACATCAACAGAATCGCCTCGTCTCTCTACACGTTAGGAACACAGGACTCAACGGACCTCTGCAA GTTCTTCCTGAAAGTGTCGGAGCTGTTTGAGAAAACGAGG aAGATTGAAGCTCGAGTTGCAGCAGACGAAGACCTGAAGCTGGCCGACCTGCTAAAATATTATCTGAGAGAGTCCCAGGCTGCAAAG GACCTGCTGTACCGGAGGAGCCGGGCTCTGGTGGACTATGAGAACGCTAACAAGGCTCTGGATAAAGCTCGAGCCAAAAACAGAGACGTTCTGCAGGCTGAGACCAGCCAGCAGCTCTGCTGCCACAAGTTTGAGAAGATCTCAGAGTCTGCCAAGCAAG AGCTCATCGACTTCAAGACAAGACGAGTGGCAGCTTTCAGAAAGAACCTGGTAGAGCTCGCCGAGCTGGAGCTCAAACACGCCAAG GGgaacctccagctgctgcagagctgtaTGGGTGTCCTCAAAGGCAATGCCTAA
- the cfl2 gene encoding cofilin-2 yields the protein MASGVTVNDEVIRVFNDMKVRKSSTQDEVKKRKKAVLFCLSEDRKKIIVEEGKQILVGDIGETVDDPYACFVKLLPPNDCRYGLYDATYETKESKKEDLVFVFWAPDSAPLKSKMIYASSKDAIKKKFTGIKHEWQVNGLDDIQDRSTLAEKLGGNVVVSLEGKPM from the exons ATG GCGTCAGGTGTGACAGTGAACGATGAGGTCATCAGGGTGTTCAACGACATGAAGGTGAGGAAGTCTTCGACCCAGGAcgaggtgaagaagaggaagaaggcggttctgttctgtctgagCGAGGACCGGAAGAAGATCATCGTAGAGGAGGGGAAGCAGATTCTGGTGGGCGACATCGGCGAGACCGTAGACGACCCATACGCCTGCTTCGTCAAGCTTCTCCCCCCCAACGACTGCAGATACGGCCTGTACGACGCCACCTATGAGACCAAGGAGTCCAAGAAGGAGGACCTCGTCTTTGTCTTCTG GGCGCCGGACAGCGCTCCGCTGAAGAGCAAGATGATCTACGCCAGCTCCAAAGACGCCATCAAAAAGAAGTTCACAG GTATCAAACACGAGTGGCAGGTGAACGGGCTGGACGACATCCAGGACCGCAGCACACTGGCCGAGAAGCTGGGCGGGAATGTGGTGGTGTCTCTGGAGGGCAAGCCGATGTGA